One Rubripirellula reticaptiva genomic region harbors:
- a CDS encoding lactonase family protein encodes MSQPSTTAADNASEKVNVDVWIGTGSSPQSKGVYHCMLNTHTGKLTNPTLAAEMSGPGFLAMHPSEKVVYAVGGLEGKQVVAAYTIDGEKLSLINSLEIGDGGAAHVSVDPTGKMLLTAQYGGGSVAAFSLNEDGSLKERTALIKHEGGSGVVPGRQDASHAHWTGFSPDNRFAFVPDLGLDKVVIYKVDLENATLTPHGYGKVPSGGGPRHMKFHPSGKFVFVLNELSLSVTVFDYNAETGTMTPKQTIPTVSKQLLAKEKFKSCSEIRVHPSGQFVFAANRGHDTVTVFRVNQSSGQLSVIEVENARAVTPRNINLDPTGNWLLAAGQDSHTLASFNVDGSTGELTYNQSIVVAPSAICVMFEHE; translated from the coding sequence ATGTCCCAACCATCCACGACCGCTGCCGACAACGCTTCGGAAAAAGTAAACGTCGACGTCTGGATCGGCACCGGGTCGAGCCCACAGTCGAAGGGCGTCTACCACTGCATGCTGAACACTCACACAGGCAAGTTGACCAATCCGACGCTTGCGGCCGAAATGAGTGGTCCTGGTTTCCTGGCGATGCACCCGAGCGAAAAGGTGGTTTACGCCGTTGGCGGTCTCGAAGGCAAACAAGTCGTTGCTGCTTACACGATCGACGGCGAGAAACTGTCGCTGATCAACTCGCTTGAAATCGGCGATGGCGGTGCGGCACACGTCTCGGTCGACCCGACCGGCAAAATGTTACTGACCGCCCAGTACGGTGGCGGCAGCGTGGCGGCGTTTTCGTTGAACGAAGACGGATCGCTAAAAGAACGTACCGCCCTGATCAAACACGAAGGCGGATCCGGCGTAGTGCCCGGTCGTCAAGACGCGTCGCACGCTCACTGGACCGGGTTCTCGCCAGACAATCGATTCGCGTTTGTGCCGGACCTTGGCCTGGACAAAGTGGTCATCTACAAGGTCGACCTCGAAAATGCAACGCTCACGCCGCACGGATACGGCAAAGTCCCGTCCGGCGGCGGGCCTCGGCACATGAAGTTCCACCCGTCCGGAAAGTTCGTTTTCGTGCTGAACGAATTGTCGCTTAGCGTGACGGTGTTCGACTACAACGCCGAAACCGGCACGATGACTCCCAAGCAAACGATCCCGACGGTTTCGAAACAACTGTTGGCGAAAGAGAAGTTCAAGAGTTGTTCGGAAATTCGCGTTCACCCGTCGGGCCAGTTTGTCTTTGCCGCCAACCGCGGTCACGACACGGTCACGGTTTTCCGAGTCAACCAGTCGTCGGGGCAGTTGTCGGTCATCGAAGTCGAAAACGCTCGCGCCGTCACACCGCGAAACATCAACTTGGACCCAACCGGAAACTGGTTGCTAGCCGCGGGACAGGATTCACACACTTTGGCGTCATTCAATGTTGACGGTTCAACGGGTGAATTGACCTACAACCAATCGATCGTTGTCGCGCCGTCAGCAATCTGCGTGATGTTCGAACACGAGTGA
- a CDS encoding DUF1559 domain-containing protein has product MQWCRFLWVPLAISFAWLIPTSVANAAIYVPGESVPDITGEVFGWSPSSTDSSFAFWDRFDGFAGGSAPGFLPAGTSPSADSNFAGAGLPSLLTFDSNQSLASSGNAYGGLFGPGDDSTFVTDAFATVRSGTTGGGFTRIVAQFETLGSELDYSSILLSSSALTEGTIAPSFAIETERVSLGGTFGGEGVSYLALWDLDSSQAEYRFDFAAQSSSMSLDQFRIDTFTQNTSFITPSAVPEPSSLAVLGLIAGGFAMRRKRQRTTRRSSHPRTAFTLIELLVVIAIIGILIGLLLPGVQAAREAARRMSCSNNLKQIGLAMHNYNDVNRRLPPSAMGIRVSGTTRQPVQRAGLTAFVSILPYVEQADLFEQFDISADAWSPQNEATAKRTPPVYRCPSMSLPDSGGTPDGYSSYALSTGTKKYRNQIHNGAIVDSMNVFRGERVTAGLADSVSWLPWVTVDDISNADGTTNTLMVGEFGVQVRETSSLPFPYPGSGGESAGKWAISYPYHSAASTFGKFNAKEISLFDIPSYESFRGPHAAGVQFVLSDGSVRFLTESVDAVTLQRLTARNDGEVIDQEPW; this is encoded by the coding sequence ATGCAGTGGTGTCGTTTTCTGTGGGTGCCTTTGGCGATTAGTTTCGCCTGGTTGATCCCCACCTCGGTCGCAAACGCGGCTATCTATGTCCCCGGTGAATCAGTGCCGGATATTACCGGCGAAGTGTTCGGCTGGTCGCCGTCGTCGACCGACAGCAGTTTTGCGTTTTGGGATCGCTTCGATGGATTCGCCGGTGGATCGGCTCCCGGTTTCCTACCGGCGGGAACTTCTCCATCGGCTGACAGCAATTTCGCCGGCGCCGGATTACCCAGCTTACTGACGTTCGATTCAAACCAATCTCTAGCGTCCAGCGGAAACGCATACGGCGGCTTATTCGGTCCCGGCGATGATTCGACTTTCGTCACCGACGCTTTCGCCACTGTTCGATCGGGAACCACCGGCGGCGGATTCACTCGCATCGTCGCTCAGTTCGAAACGCTCGGCTCGGAACTCGATTATTCGTCGATCTTGCTCAGCTCGTCGGCGCTTACCGAAGGCACCATCGCACCAAGCTTTGCGATCGAAACAGAACGAGTTTCGCTCGGCGGCACATTTGGCGGCGAAGGCGTCAGCTATCTGGCTCTTTGGGACTTGGATTCGTCGCAAGCTGAATACCGGTTCGATTTCGCGGCTCAATCCAGCAGCATGTCGCTCGATCAGTTTCGCATCGACACGTTCACGCAAAACACGTCGTTCATCACTCCGTCGGCCGTTCCCGAACCGAGCAGCTTGGCAGTCCTAGGTTTAATCGCCGGCGGATTTGCCATGCGTCGCAAACGTCAACGAACCACTCGACGTTCATCACATCCCCGTACCGCATTCACGTTGATCGAACTGCTTGTGGTGATTGCGATCATTGGCATTCTGATTGGCTTGCTGCTGCCAGGCGTGCAAGCGGCTCGCGAAGCCGCACGTCGAATGTCGTGCAGCAACAATCTGAAACAGATCGGGTTGGCGATGCACAACTACAACGATGTCAATCGAAGATTGCCGCCCAGCGCGATGGGCATTCGCGTCAGCGGCACCACCCGACAACCCGTGCAACGCGCTGGCCTGACGGCATTCGTGTCGATTCTGCCCTATGTCGAACAGGCGGACCTGTTCGAACAATTCGACATCAGTGCCGATGCTTGGTCGCCTCAAAACGAAGCAACCGCCAAACGAACGCCGCCAGTTTATCGGTGCCCATCCATGTCGCTGCCCGACAGCGGTGGAACGCCGGACGGCTATTCCAGCTATGCACTTTCGACGGGCACAAAAAAGTACCGCAACCAAATCCACAACGGTGCGATTGTCGATTCGATGAACGTGTTTCGTGGCGAACGAGTAACGGCTGGACTGGCCGACTCGGTATCGTGGTTGCCCTGGGTAACCGTGGACGACATCTCTAACGCCGACGGAACGACCAACACACTGATGGTCGGTGAATTTGGCGTTCAGGTTCGCGAAACATCGTCCTTGCCGTTCCCGTATCCGGGTTCCGGAGGCGAGAGCGCGGGCAAGTGGGCCATCAGCTATCCGTATCACTCGGCCGCTTCGACGTTTGGCAAGTTCAATGCAAAAGAAATTTCGCTGTTCGACATTCCTTCGTACGAATCATTTCGCGGCCCTCATGCCGCCGGCGTACAGTTCGTACTCAGTGACGGCAGCGTACGTTTCCTGACGGAATCAGTCGACGCTGTCACCCTGCAGCGTTTGACCGCACGTAACGACGGCGAAGTGATCGACCAAGAACCATGGTAA
- the hemP gene encoding hemin uptake protein HemP has translation MSSQRDANPNEPTASGKAPGIKPATPSGAENSARKILRFSDLARCGDEVWIEYENKLYRLQSTRQGKLILTK, from the coding sequence ATGTCATCCCAGCGCGACGCCAATCCGAACGAACCGACCGCGTCTGGAAAGGCGCCAGGGATAAAACCTGCGACACCTTCCGGAGCCGAAAATTCGGCTCGCAAGATCCTGCGTTTCAGCGACCTAGCACGCTGTGGCGACGAGGTTTGGATCGAGTACGAGAACAAGCTCTATCGCCTGCAAAGCACCCGCCAAGGCAAGCTGATTTTGACGAAGTGA
- a CDS encoding Kelch repeat-containing protein: MKPLPIYRIALLAITCTTFSHTAAAHMPWLATDDQGHAVMWFGESPADRTYPMPEKVAAIELTTAKLAVDTQPVETDSLRGIRSQAPVNSADEVSGVVTYGLYHGTKLTYHVEHLPQTDSSLWPSQPRPDAPLQSIIAALPSGGASVTILRDGKPAKDVEVKLYCEEGHEEASAKTDIAGIVTFKKSAVEPGLNAIVVGLTDDDAKGLLDGVAYTSTTDYLTATFRIASDKAKSSGEATPKPESKRNSNLPKLDTNSGVSIVPTNLPELPEPLTSFGAAIADGKVYIYGGHTGSAHSYSIDEQSNRGWCLDTTKGENGSWQPLPSGPALQGLALVAHAGRMIRIGGFTAVNAAGEDHNLQSQDDVAAYDSATNAWTDLPSLPEPRSSLDAAVLGDTVYVFGGWQLSGESDDSQWRKTAWSLDLADASATWQPIATPPLQRRAMSVAAHDGKLFVIGGMNSDGKPTTEVNVYDPSSNSWIAGPSLPGSGMSGFGSASFATGGRLYVSTMDGFVHQLAGDEQSWTTVAKSDPARFFHRMLPTNERELLMIGGANMEIGKFTQIDRIELPQ, from the coding sequence ATGAAACCTTTACCGATCTACCGGATCGCATTGCTCGCGATCACCTGCACGACTTTCTCCCACACCGCCGCTGCCCACATGCCGTGGCTGGCCACCGACGACCAAGGTCACGCCGTGATGTGGTTCGGTGAATCACCGGCCGATCGCACTTACCCCATGCCCGAAAAAGTCGCGGCGATCGAACTGACCACAGCCAAGTTGGCCGTCGACACACAGCCAGTCGAAACGGATTCGCTGCGTGGCATCCGCAGCCAGGCCCCCGTTAATTCGGCGGACGAAGTTTCCGGCGTGGTCACTTACGGCCTGTACCACGGCACCAAGTTGACGTACCACGTCGAGCACTTGCCGCAAACCGATTCAAGCCTCTGGCCATCCCAGCCTCGCCCGGACGCACCGCTGCAATCGATCATTGCCGCATTGCCATCCGGTGGCGCCAGTGTCACGATCCTTCGCGACGGCAAGCCTGCCAAAGACGTCGAAGTGAAACTTTACTGCGAAGAAGGCCACGAAGAAGCGTCGGCCAAGACCGACATCGCAGGAATCGTGACGTTCAAAAAATCGGCCGTGGAACCGGGCCTCAACGCGATCGTCGTTGGGCTGACCGACGACGATGCGAAAGGCTTGCTTGATGGCGTCGCCTACACCAGCACGACCGACTATTTAACGGCCACGTTCCGTATCGCAAGTGATAAAGCAAAAAGCTCAGGCGAAGCGACACCGAAGCCCGAGTCAAAACGAAACAGCAACCTTCCTAAGCTGGACACGAACAGCGGAGTGTCAATCGTGCCGACCAACTTACCCGAACTTCCCGAGCCTCTGACCAGCTTCGGTGCCGCGATCGCGGATGGCAAGGTTTACATTTACGGCGGCCATACCGGCAGCGCTCATTCGTATTCGATCGACGAACAGTCCAATCGCGGTTGGTGCTTGGACACGACCAAAGGCGAAAACGGCAGTTGGCAACCGCTGCCCAGCGGACCAGCCCTGCAAGGCCTGGCACTGGTGGCACATGCAGGCCGCATGATTCGCATCGGCGGATTCACAGCCGTCAACGCGGCGGGCGAAGATCACAACCTGCAATCGCAAGATGACGTAGCCGCCTACGACTCCGCGACCAACGCTTGGACAGATCTGCCATCGCTGCCGGAACCACGATCGTCGCTCGATGCTGCGGTCCTGGGCGATACGGTCTACGTCTTCGGCGGCTGGCAACTCAGCGGCGAAAGCGACGACAGCCAGTGGCGCAAAACAGCTTGGTCACTCGACCTCGCCGATGCGTCCGCCACTTGGCAACCAATCGCCACCCCACCGCTGCAGCGGCGCGCGATGAGCGTTGCGGCTCACGATGGCAAGCTGTTTGTGATCGGCGGCATGAACTCCGACGGAAAACCAACCACCGAGGTCAACGTCTATGACCCCAGCAGCAACTCGTGGATCGCCGGCCCATCGCTTCCTGGCAGCGGCATGTCTGGTTTCGGTTCGGCATCGTTCGCCACCGGCGGCCGACTGTACGTCAGCACGATGGACGGATTCGTACACCAGCTCGCTGGCGACGAGCAATCGTGGACCACCGTCGCCAAAAGTGACCCAGCACGATTCTTCCATCGCATGCTGCCGACCAACGAAAGGGAACTGCTGATGATTGGCGGCGCGAACATGGAAATCGGCAAGTTCACGCAGATCGATCGAATCGAACTGCCGCAGTAA